In the Candidatus Rhodoblastus alkanivorans genome, one interval contains:
- a CDS encoding IS5 family transposase (programmed frameshift), with protein MNRDQFWLTDTQFLKIAPHLPTDTRGKPRVDDLRVISGIVHVLKSGGRWIDAPPEYGPKKTLYNRYVRWAAKGVWSDLFQALAQAGDPPTEVLIDSSAVKAHRSASGGKGGRKNQAIGRSRGGRTTKIHALTDAHCRPLAFILTGGQVADCTAGAALLARLPDCEILHGDKGYDTNAIRRQVEERGAMPNIPPKANRKWKNCFSPFLYRNRNAIERMFCRLKDFRRVATRYDRNATNFLAAVCIAAAVSYWL; from the exons ATGAATCGGGATCAATTTTGGCTGACGGACACTCAATTTCTGAAGATTGCGCCGCATCTTCCCACGGATACGCGCGGCAAGCCGCGAGTTGATGATCTGCGCGTCATAAGTGGGATCGTCCATGTGTTGAAATCAGGCGGCCGTTGGATCGACGCGCCGCCCGAATATGGGCCGAAGAAAACGCTCTACAACCGCTATGTGCGCTGGGCCGCCAAGGGCGTCTGGTCCGATCTGTTCCAGGCGCTTGCCCAAGCCGGCGATCCGCCCACCGAGGTTCTTATCGACTCCTCCGCCGTGAAGGCGCATCGCTCGGCCTCGGGCGGAAAAGGGGGGAGAAAAA ATCAGGCCATCGGTCGCTCGCGCGGCGGACGCACGACGAAAATCCACGCGCTGACCGATGCGCACTGCCGGCCGCTCGCCTTCATCCTCACGGGCGGCCAGGTCGCCGACTGCACAGCGGGCGCGGCGCTGCTTGCGAGGCTTCCGGACTGCGAAATCCTGCATGGCGACAAGGGTTATGACACGAATGCGATCCGAAGGCAGGTCGAAGAGCGCGGCGCAATGCCGAACATTCCGCCGAAGGCCAATCGCAAATGGAAAAATTGCTTCTCGCCCTTCCTCTATCGAAACCGGAACGCCATTGAGCGAATGTTCTGCCGACTGAAGGACTTCCGGCGCGTGGCGACGCGCTACGACCGAAACGCCACGAATTTTC